In Synechococcales cyanobacterium CNB, the following proteins share a genomic window:
- the dnaX gene encoding DNA polymerase III subunit gamma/tau has translation MAYTVLARRYRSRDFDEVVGQEPIARTLRNAIRSGRVAHAYLFCGTRGVGKTTMARLFAKALNTPKDGALSDEVAQAIMTGRDQDVIEIDAASNRGVENARELIANCVYRPMRGPYKVYIIDEVHGLTRDAFNTLLKTMEEPPEHVKFILCTTEAHKVPATIQSRCQRFDFRDIPSSLIAEHMAKVIRQEGLDAEPELIAEVSRLGNGSMRDALSLLDRLMAAGEKRLTVKLLEELLGLPDRTLVGALIDTFAEGDAGAALDRTAELLAKGVGVEQLLETLMGRLRDLMILAACGPKTSLLDLSGGTREEEVARAARFDAAGLVHMIAVCESVQRAAKGSAMPRALLDAGIVRLAMTEKLAEVTALVTQLEGGGPPGKPAGRRG, from the coding sequence ATGGCCTACACCGTTCTTGCCCGCCGCTACCGCTCGCGCGACTTTGACGAGGTGGTCGGCCAGGAGCCGATCGCTCGCACGCTCCGCAACGCCATCCGCTCCGGTCGCGTTGCGCACGCCTACCTCTTCTGCGGCACGCGCGGCGTGGGCAAGACGACCATGGCCCGCCTCTTCGCCAAGGCGCTCAACACGCCCAAGGACGGCGCCCTGAGCGATGAGGTCGCGCAGGCCATCATGACGGGCCGCGACCAGGACGTCATCGAGATCGACGCGGCCAGCAACCGCGGCGTCGAGAACGCGCGCGAACTCATCGCCAACTGCGTATATCGCCCGATGCGCGGGCCGTACAAGGTCTACATCATCGACGAAGTGCACGGCCTGACCCGCGACGCCTTCAACACGCTTCTCAAGACGATGGAGGAGCCGCCGGAGCACGTCAAGTTCATTCTTTGCACCACCGAGGCGCACAAGGTTCCCGCGACGATCCAGAGCCGGTGCCAGCGGTTCGACTTCCGCGACATCCCGTCGTCGCTGATCGCCGAGCACATGGCGAAGGTCATCCGGCAGGAGGGACTCGACGCCGAGCCGGAACTGATCGCCGAGGTCTCACGGCTGGGCAACGGATCGATGCGAGACGCGCTCTCGCTGCTGGACCGCCTCATGGCCGCGGGCGAGAAGCGGCTCACGGTGAAACTCCTCGAAGAGCTGCTCGGGCTGCCGGACCGGACGCTGGTCGGCGCACTCATTGACACCTTCGCAGAAGGCGACGCGGGCGCAGCCCTCGACCGCACCGCCGAGCTTCTCGCCAAGGGGGTCGGCGTCGAGCAGTTGCTCGAAACACTCATGGGTCGGCTCCGCGACCTGATGATTCTCGCCGCGTGCGGGCCGAAGACCTCGCTGCTCGACCTGTCGGGCGGGACGCGCGAGGAAGAGGTCGCCCGTGCGGCACGCTTTGACGCCGCTGGTCTGGTGCACATGATCGCGGTCTGCGAGAGCGTGCAGCGGGCGGCCAAGGGGAGCGCGATGCCGCGCGCCCTGCTGGACGCGGGAATCGTTCGGCTGGCGATGACGGAGAAGCTGGCGGAGGTGACCGCGCTGGTCACGCAACTCGAGGGCGGAGGCCCGCCGGGAAAACCGGCCGGGCGGCGGGGGTAA
- a CDS encoding DUF1080 domain-containing protein, whose translation MRTLRIASLAAAVLVLSACAGGSGGSSGRAETFEPLFNGFTLHGWTKRGGSAEFFVDRPNPLKPAVIVGRSAPNTENTFLCTEREYADFVLELEFLVHPELNSGVQFRSRSDPAYRDGRVHGYQAEIDPSERAWTGGIYDEGRRGWLADLSTNPAARAAFRQNEWNHMRIEAVGTRIRTWVNGVPAADLTDGMTRSGFVALQVHGVGDRTDPLEVRFRNVRIREVRGD comes from the coding sequence GTGCGGACCCTCCGGATCGCATCGCTGGCGGCGGCCGTGCTCGTGCTGTCGGCCTGTGCCGGCGGTTCGGGCGGCTCCTCTGGGCGGGCGGAAACCTTCGAGCCCCTCTTCAACGGCTTCACGCTCCACGGCTGGACGAAGCGCGGCGGCAGCGCGGAGTTCTTCGTCGATCGTCCCAACCCGCTCAAGCCCGCGGTCATCGTCGGCCGCAGCGCGCCCAACACCGAGAACACGTTCCTCTGCACCGAGCGTGAGTACGCCGACTTCGTCCTCGAGCTGGAGTTCCTGGTGCACCCCGAGTTGAACTCTGGCGTGCAGTTCCGATCGCGGAGCGACCCCGCCTACCGCGACGGCCGCGTGCACGGCTACCAGGCGGAGATCGACCCGTCGGAGCGGGCATGGACCGGCGGCATCTACGACGAGGGGCGGCGCGGCTGGCTCGCGGACCTGAGCACGAACCCCGCCGCACGGGCGGCGTTCAGGCAGAACGAGTGGAACCACATGCGCATCGAGGCCGTCGGGACGCGCATCCGCACATGGGTCAACGGCGTGCCCGCCGCGGACCTGACCGATGGCATGACGCGCAGCGGGTTCGTCGCGTTGCAGGTCCACGGGGTTGGCGACCGAACCGACCCGCTCGAAGTGCGCTTCCGGAACGTGCGCATCCGTGAAGTGCGCGGGGACTGA
- a CDS encoding response regulator: MGWIEFDYAVFVVACAAAVGALSSWLRRHSGRGRVPASAWLLIGSVVAFGWSFTEWAGREERRRMESMVQGFAPTFAMEMTRLGHADVRLDTPPNDPTYLRLIEAQIRWLAVNPRIADVYTFRRLDDGTIVLVVDSETDYDGDGRYVGERESRTPIGEVYEESYPALERAFAGIPCFDDEIVQDRWGTWVSAFHPMYDEEGNVEAVLGVDFPADEWLARIAAARWRVIGYVAGLCGVLLAAAVVVTRTRDELAERMRMQSELVRARDEAAAAAAARGAFLANMSHEIRTPMTAILGYADLLDDPSVDEAGRVEAVRVIRRNGRHLLSVINDILDLSKIEAGRLEVEPGDCVPVRIVEEVCSLLRVRAVEKGLDLEWSMGGQVPRRIRTDARRLKQTLLNLVGNAVKFTERGSVRVVVAMGGDDESGRVIRFRVADTGIGIAADKIATLFEPFMQADETMSRRFGGTGLGLAVSHRLTEMLGGSIEVRSEPGVGSEFTLMLPVTREEASDLISSPDELFEADVAEGEHAAMDGVRLRARVLLAEDGEDNRRLIVHHLTRAGAEVETVANGRAAVELAVAAVNEARPFDVVLMDMQMPVMDGYTASKELRRVGYGLPIIALTAHAMAEDRARCLAAGCDDYVSKPIDRTELLRACARWAGRRVRRAAA; this comes from the coding sequence ATGGGCTGGATCGAGTTTGACTACGCCGTGTTCGTGGTCGCGTGTGCCGCGGCTGTCGGCGCGCTCTCGTCGTGGCTGCGCCGTCATTCCGGGCGCGGGCGCGTCCCCGCGTCGGCGTGGCTGCTGATCGGCTCGGTGGTGGCCTTCGGCTGGTCGTTCACGGAGTGGGCAGGGCGTGAGGAACGCCGCCGCATGGAATCGATGGTGCAGGGCTTCGCCCCGACCTTCGCGATGGAGATGACCCGGCTCGGCCACGCGGACGTTCGTCTCGACACCCCGCCGAACGATCCGACGTACCTCCGGCTGATCGAGGCGCAGATCCGGTGGCTCGCCGTGAACCCGAGGATCGCCGACGTGTACACGTTCCGGCGCCTCGACGACGGGACGATCGTGCTCGTCGTGGACTCGGAGACCGACTATGACGGCGACGGCCGATACGTCGGCGAGCGCGAGTCGCGCACTCCCATAGGCGAGGTCTACGAGGAATCCTACCCCGCGCTGGAGCGTGCGTTCGCCGGCATCCCCTGCTTCGACGACGAGATCGTCCAGGACCGCTGGGGCACCTGGGTCAGCGCGTTCCACCCGATGTACGACGAGGAAGGCAACGTCGAGGCCGTGCTCGGCGTGGACTTCCCCGCCGACGAATGGCTGGCGCGGATCGCCGCGGCGCGTTGGCGCGTGATCGGCTACGTGGCGGGGCTGTGCGGCGTCCTGCTCGCGGCCGCAGTCGTCGTGACGCGCACACGCGATGAACTCGCCGAACGCATGAGGATGCAGAGCGAACTCGTCCGGGCACGCGACGAGGCGGCGGCGGCAGCGGCGGCGCGCGGGGCCTTCCTCGCCAACATGAGCCACGAGATCCGCACGCCCATGACCGCCATCCTCGGCTACGCCGACCTTCTGGACGATCCCTCGGTGGACGAGGCGGGGCGGGTCGAGGCCGTCCGAGTCATCCGCAGAAATGGTCGCCACCTCCTGTCGGTCATCAACGACATCCTGGACCTTTCCAAGATTGAAGCGGGTCGCCTCGAGGTCGAGCCGGGCGACTGCGTGCCGGTGCGCATCGTCGAGGAAGTCTGCTCGCTCCTGCGCGTCCGCGCCGTTGAGAAGGGACTCGATCTCGAGTGGTCGATGGGCGGGCAGGTGCCACGGCGCATCCGTACCGACGCCCGACGGCTCAAGCAGACCCTGCTGAACCTCGTCGGGAACGCCGTCAAGTTCACCGAACGCGGATCGGTCCGGGTCGTCGTGGCGATGGGAGGCGACGACGAATCCGGCCGCGTGATCCGCTTCCGGGTCGCCGACACCGGGATCGGGATCGCGGCGGACAAGATCGCCACGCTCTTCGAGCCGTTCATGCAGGCCGATGAGACGATGTCGCGCCGCTTCGGCGGCACGGGGCTTGGCCTGGCGGTCTCCCACCGCCTGACCGAGATGCTGGGCGGGTCCATCGAAGTGCGCAGCGAACCGGGCGTCGGCAGTGAGTTCACGCTCATGCTGCCCGTCACCAGGGAGGAGGCGTCGGACCTCATCTCCTCGCCCGACGAGTTGTTCGAGGCGGACGTCGCCGAGGGCGAACACGCCGCGATGGATGGCGTCCGCTTGCGGGCGCGCGTGCTGCTGGCCGAAGACGGCGAAGACAACCGTCGCCTCATCGTCCACCATCTCACGCGGGCCGGGGCCGAGGTGGAGACTGTCGCCAACGGGCGGGCCGCGGTGGAGCTGGCCGTCGCCGCGGTCAACGAGGCGAGGCCGTTCGACGTGGTGCTGATGGACATGCAGATGCCGGTGATGGACGGGTACACCGCGTCGAAGGAACTCCGGCGCGTGGGCTACGGGCTGCCGATCATCGCCCTCACAGCCCACGCCATGGCTGAGGACCGTGCCCGCTGCCTCGCCGCAGGGTGCGACGATTACGTCAGCAAGCCGATCGACCGCACCGAGCTCCTGCGGGCCTGCGCCCGGTGGGCTGGCCGGCGCGTGCGACGCGCCGCGGCGTGA
- the queC gene encoding 7-cyano-7-deazaguanine synthase QueC: MANAASKDRRSAVVLLSGGLDSATVLAMAHAAGLACHTLSVDYGQRHRLELDAAARVASSLGAASHRVVRVDLRAIGGSALTDDIAVPGGRTEAEIGDGIPATYVPARNLVFLSIGVGLAEALGAAELHVGVNAVDYSGYPDCRPAFVEAFQRAADLSTKAGVEGRGVSVRTPIIAMTKAEIIREGVRLGVDYSLTRSCYDPDERGRACGVCDACTIRRRGFEAAGVPDPTDYAEVGSD, translated from the coding sequence GTGGCGAATGCGGCATCGAAGGATCGACGATCGGCGGTCGTGCTGCTCTCCGGCGGGCTGGACAGCGCGACCGTGCTGGCCATGGCCCACGCCGCCGGGCTGGCGTGCCACACGCTCAGCGTGGATTACGGGCAGCGGCATAGATTGGAGCTGGATGCGGCCGCGAGGGTCGCCTCCAGCCTCGGTGCCGCGTCGCACCGCGTCGTGCGCGTGGACCTGCGCGCGATCGGGGGGAGCGCACTGACGGACGACATCGCCGTGCCTGGGGGGCGCACCGAGGCCGAGATCGGGGACGGCATCCCGGCGACCTATGTGCCGGCGCGGAACCTCGTGTTCCTTTCGATCGGCGTGGGGCTGGCGGAAGCGCTCGGGGCGGCGGAGTTGCACGTCGGCGTGAACGCGGTGGACTACTCGGGCTACCCGGACTGCCGACCGGCGTTCGTTGAGGCGTTCCAGCGTGCGGCGGACCTGTCGACGAAGGCGGGTGTGGAGGGGCGCGGCGTGTCGGTGCGCACGCCCATCATCGCCATGACCAAGGCCGAGATCATCCGCGAGGGCGTGCGTCTCGGCGTGGACTACTCGCTCACGCGATCGTGCTACGACCCTGACGAGCGTGGGCGTGCCTGCGGCGTGTGCGACGCGTGCACGATTCGACGCCGCGGGTTCGAGGCCGCAGGCGTGCCGGACCCGACGGACTACGCGGAAGTGGGAAGTGACTGA
- a CDS encoding 7-carboxy-7-deazaguanine synthase QueE, which produces MPVAETFLSIQGEGKLTGVPSYFVRVSGCNLRCAWCDTPYASWSPEGRGVEIGELVRRAESSGARHAVVTGGEPMIFPQVTTLTHALRETGLHVTVETAGTVHRGVACDLLSLSPKLRNSTPIGDPRDPLGEWTARHETRRLNLPVLQRLVDEHPDRQVKFVVSSPADLPEIDALLGQLRGLAPSDVMLMPEGTTVPDPTSVRWAVDECLRRGWRYCHRLHVELFGNTRGT; this is translated from the coding sequence ATCCCGGTGGCGGAAACCTTCCTCTCGATCCAGGGCGAGGGGAAGCTGACCGGCGTGCCCTCGTACTTTGTGCGCGTCAGCGGGTGCAACCTGCGCTGCGCCTGGTGCGACACGCCCTACGCCAGCTGGTCGCCGGAGGGAAGGGGCGTCGAGATCGGCGAGCTCGTTCGCCGCGCCGAATCGAGTGGCGCTCGACACGCGGTCGTCACCGGGGGCGAGCCGATGATCTTCCCACAGGTGACCACGCTGACGCACGCGCTGCGCGAGACGGGCCTGCACGTCACCGTCGAGACGGCGGGGACGGTGCATCGCGGGGTCGCGTGCGACCTGCTGAGCCTCAGCCCGAAACTGCGCAACTCGACGCCCATCGGCGATCCACGCGACCCGCTCGGAGAGTGGACCGCGCGCCACGAGACGCGCCGGCTCAACCTGCCCGTACTGCAGCGCCTCGTCGACGAACACCCCGATCGGCAGGTGAAGTTCGTCGTGTCGTCGCCCGCGGACCTGCCGGAGATCGACGCGCTGCTCGGGCAACTCCGCGGCCTGGCCCCGTCGGACGTCATGCTCATGCCCGAAGGCACCACCGTCCCCGACCCGACCTCGGTGCGCTGGGCGGTGGACGAGTGCCTCCGCCGCGGCTGGCGGTACTGCCACCGCCTTCACGTCGAGTTGTTCGGGAACACGAGGGGGACGTAG
- a CDS encoding 6-carboxytetrahydropterin synthase: MPYRVCKSFEIESGHMLSKHPGRCRHPHGHSRRVEVVVARRRLDEHDMVCDFKALRLALESYLDALDHALLVNSDDPALPVLRDTVGGRLVVFEGEDPTTEAIARRIYEHLKGEVEAGRSYADAVGHRYALPRDLIVERVRVWETSSSWAEYGVEPGGP, translated from the coding sequence ATGCCCTACCGCGTCTGCAAGTCGTTCGAGATCGAGAGCGGGCACATGCTCTCGAAGCACCCCGGCCGGTGCCGGCATCCGCACGGGCACTCCCGCCGGGTCGAGGTCGTCGTGGCGCGCCGGCGGCTGGATGAGCACGACATGGTCTGCGACTTCAAGGCTCTGCGGCTCGCCCTCGAGTCCTATCTCGATGCTCTCGACCATGCTCTGCTCGTGAACAGCGACGACCCCGCCCTGCCCGTCCTGCGAGACACCGTCGGCGGCCGGCTGGTGGTTTTCGAGGGCGAGGACCCCACGACGGAGGCGATCGCGCGGCGCATCTACGAGCATCTGAAGGGCGAGGTCGAGGCGGGGCGCTCGTACGCCGACGCCGTGGGGCACCGCTACGCCCTGCCGCGCGACCTGATCGTCGAGCGCGTGCGGGTGTGGGAGACCTCGTCCTCGTGGGCGGAGTACGGCGTCGAGCCGGGAGGACCGTGA
- a CDS encoding PDZ domain-containing protein, with the protein MASSVAWWRRPAVVAIALVLAGQALAQPDRDAPSAADYDYARGLSRVFESAVARVEESVVHITSVEERQLVARDFFGRPQNRTFRRSGLGSGVIVSQDGLILTNNHVVQGATQLIVRLPDGRELEAQVVGTDELRDLAVLRVRANGLKAAAWGDSDRVRVGEWVLAVGSPFGFARTVTAGIVSAKGRGLGIGSDEFKEAEEYIQTDAAINPGNSGGPLINVEGEVIGINTAIYSTRMGGSIGLGFAIPSELARAVADNIVRGGRADFGWLGVEMRALTEQESAGATGGGVVVTRVVPGSPAERAGLRTGDVITRYRGRAVASEDQLVRAVQFTPPGSEVEMDVVRDGRPSRLRATIVDRTAALGGAWLDAVGFAAAPMRPDLRGTGNAPAEGLLVLRVDRGGPAAQVGLEPGDVIVAVGGRSVKDVEELRRAIERARDRRLPIAIVRGGLRGEGVLRW; encoded by the coding sequence ATGGCTTCAAGCGTTGCGTGGTGGCGTCGCCCGGCGGTGGTTGCGATCGCTCTCGTGCTGGCGGGTCAGGCGTTGGCGCAGCCGGACCGCGATGCGCCGTCAGCGGCCGACTACGACTACGCCCGTGGCCTGTCGCGGGTGTTCGAGAGCGCGGTCGCCCGCGTCGAGGAGTCGGTGGTCCACATCACGTCGGTCGAGGAGCGGCAACTCGTCGCCCGCGACTTCTTCGGCCGCCCGCAGAACCGGACCTTCCGCCGCTCCGGCCTCGGGTCGGGCGTCATCGTGAGCCAGGACGGCCTCATCCTGACCAACAACCACGTTGTGCAGGGCGCGACGCAACTGATCGTCAGGCTGCCCGACGGGCGCGAACTCGAGGCCCAGGTCGTCGGGACCGACGAACTCCGCGATCTGGCCGTGCTGCGCGTGCGTGCCAACGGGCTGAAGGCCGCAGCGTGGGGCGATTCCGACCGCGTGCGCGTCGGCGAGTGGGTGCTCGCGGTGGGCAGCCCGTTCGGCTTTGCGCGCACGGTGACCGCTGGGATCGTGAGCGCGAAGGGGCGCGGCCTGGGCATCGGCTCCGACGAGTTCAAGGAGGCCGAGGAGTACATCCAGACCGACGCCGCCATCAACCCCGGCAACTCCGGCGGCCCGCTCATCAACGTCGAAGGCGAGGTCATCGGCATCAACACCGCGATCTACTCGACGCGCATGGGGGGGTCGATCGGCCTGGGCTTCGCCATCCCGTCCGAACTCGCTCGCGCCGTCGCCGACAACATTGTGCGCGGAGGCCGCGCCGACTTCGGCTGGCTCGGCGTCGAGATGCGAGCGCTCACCGAACAGGAGTCCGCCGGCGCAACGGGAGGCGGAGTGGTCGTGACGCGAGTCGTCCCCGGCAGCCCCGCCGAACGAGCCGGCCTGCGGACGGGCGACGTCATCACCCGATACCGCGGCCGCGCGGTCGCCAGCGAGGACCAGCTCGTGCGCGCCGTGCAGTTCACGCCGCCCGGCAGCGAGGTCGAGATGGACGTGGTGCGAGACGGCCGACCGTCGCGCCTGCGGGCGACGATCGTGGACCGTACCGCCGCGCTCGGCGGAGCGTGGCTCGACGCCGTCGGCTTCGCCGCCGCGCCCATGCGACCCGACCTCCGCGGCACGGGCAACGCGCCCGCCGAGGGACTGCTCGTGCTGCGCGTCGATCGAGGCGGCCCGGCGGCGCAGGTCGGGCTGGAGCCGGGCGACGTCATCGTCGCCGTCGGAGGCCGCTCCGTGAAGGACGTCGAGGAGTTGCGCCGCGCCATCGAACGCGCACGCGACCGACGACTCCCCATCGCCATCGTCCGCGGCGGGCTGCGCGGCGAGGGCGTCCTCCGCTGGTAG
- the polA gene encoding DNA polymerase I: protein MKTLYVIDGYAQFFRAYHAIRTPMSSPVTGEPTNLTFGFVGMLLKLLRGEGAVGGMPDYVAVALDVSGDRGTFRSGLYPEYKATRPPPPEDLPVQVERCLRILREIGVPIVGAEGFEADDVIATVVDRLKEQHPDLRVRIVSKDKDLKQLLRDNVVELYDVHHDAVIDEAKLREETGLSPAQVVDMLALMGDTVDNVPGVEGVGPKTAAQLIAEYGSLDALLARADEIKGKRGEKLREAAPRLGLSRQLVTLRRDAPAELDLEAASVRRLRLERLLPILKELGFNRYQDEVRELLAGPGARRPDEPGTGEESGAFADSLFAQAPGASVRPKAEGDYRCVRTRAELDALVEELRRAPAVSVDTETTSVSPMRAALCGLCFAVGPGAGWYVPVRSPEQATHLDERAVLDALRPVLEDPDKPKLGHNLKYDMLVLRRHGVELRGLSRAGGNAEDFPSCDSMVASYLIDSSRSSHGLDALALALLGRTNISIKELIGTGKTQRTFDQVPLEQATPYAAEDADVALQLARAMAPRLRAMGLMPLFAGLEMPLVEVLAELEWNGILVDPDELDRQRQRLESRIADLKSKISDAAFDALGRTFDPDSPKQLAAVLFNRPDSPEPGLGLRATKRGKTGPSTDAEVLEKLAEDAGVESPIPRLVLDYRQLTKLVSTYLVSLRDEINPETKRIHASFNQTVAATGRLSSSDPNLQNIPIRTDVGREIRKAFVAPPGRVLITADYSQIELRLLAHLSRDPALIAAFREGQDIHAAVAAQIHGVPVEKVTREQRNGAKMVNFGIVYGITPYGLARRLGVSNTEATEIIDGYKRRFAGITTFLQECVEQATRRGYVETMMKRRRSIPDIESTNPQRRALAERTAINSVVQGSAADLIKIAMVDLHRRLSPHAAHHRGGRPPEIEGVRMLLQIHDELVFEAPEERAEEARRVIVDRMEHAMTLDVPLVADSAVSRDWHEAK, encoded by the coding sequence ATGAAGACCCTCTACGTGATCGACGGGTACGCCCAGTTCTTCCGCGCGTACCACGCGATCCGGACGCCCATGAGCAGCCCCGTCACGGGCGAACCGACCAACCTCACCTTCGGCTTCGTCGGCATGCTCCTGAAGCTGCTGCGCGGCGAGGGCGCGGTCGGCGGCATGCCCGACTACGTCGCCGTCGCGCTGGACGTCTCCGGCGACCGCGGCACGTTCCGCAGCGGCCTCTACCCCGAGTACAAGGCGACGCGGCCGCCCCCCCCGGAGGACCTGCCCGTGCAGGTCGAGCGCTGTCTGCGCATCCTGCGCGAGATCGGCGTGCCGATCGTCGGCGCGGAGGGCTTCGAGGCCGACGACGTGATCGCCACCGTCGTGGACCGCCTGAAAGAGCAGCACCCCGACCTGCGTGTGCGGATCGTGAGCAAGGACAAGGATCTCAAGCAACTGCTCCGCGACAACGTGGTCGAGTTGTACGACGTGCACCACGACGCCGTCATCGACGAGGCGAAGCTGCGCGAGGAGACGGGCCTCTCGCCGGCGCAGGTCGTGGACATGCTCGCGCTCATGGGCGACACGGTGGACAACGTGCCCGGCGTGGAGGGCGTGGGGCCGAAGACCGCCGCCCAACTTATCGCCGAGTACGGGTCGCTCGACGCGCTGCTCGCCCGGGCGGACGAGATCAAGGGCAAGCGCGGCGAGAAACTCCGCGAGGCCGCGCCGAGGCTCGGACTGTCCAGACAGCTGGTCACGCTGCGCCGCGACGCCCCGGCGGAGTTGGACCTTGAAGCCGCGTCAGTGCGCCGGCTCCGGCTCGAACGCCTGCTCCCGATCCTCAAGGAACTGGGCTTCAACCGCTACCAGGATGAAGTGCGGGAGCTGCTCGCCGGGCCTGGGGCGCGCAGGCCTGACGAGCCGGGCACGGGCGAGGAATCCGGCGCGTTCGCCGATTCGCTCTTCGCGCAGGCGCCGGGTGCGTCGGTGCGCCCGAAGGCCGAGGGCGATTACCGCTGCGTGCGCACGCGAGCGGAACTGGACGCCCTCGTTGAGGAGTTGCGCCGCGCCCCGGCCGTCTCCGTGGACACCGAGACGACCTCGGTCAGCCCCATGCGAGCCGCGCTCTGCGGGCTGTGTTTCGCCGTCGGGCCGGGCGCGGGGTGGTACGTGCCCGTGCGCTCGCCCGAGCAGGCGACGCACCTCGACGAGCGCGCCGTGCTCGACGCCCTGCGCCCCGTGCTCGAAGACCCGGACAAGCCGAAACTCGGCCACAACCTCAAGTACGACATGCTTGTCCTGCGCCGCCACGGCGTCGAACTGCGCGGTCTCTCCCGGGCGGGCGGGAACGCGGAGGACTTTCCGTCCTGCGACTCGATGGTGGCGAGTTACCTCATCGACTCGTCGCGTTCGAGCCACGGGCTCGATGCGCTCGCTCTCGCACTCCTCGGTCGGACGAACATCTCGATCAAGGAACTGATCGGCACGGGCAAGACGCAGCGGACCTTCGACCAGGTGCCGCTGGAGCAGGCGACGCCCTACGCCGCCGAGGACGCCGACGTCGCCCTGCAACTGGCCCGGGCGATGGCGCCCAGGCTGCGGGCGATGGGGCTGATGCCGCTCTTTGCGGGGCTGGAGATGCCGCTGGTCGAGGTGCTCGCAGAGCTCGAGTGGAACGGCATCCTGGTGGACCCGGACGAACTCGACCGCCAGCGTCAACGCCTCGAATCCCGGATCGCAGACCTCAAATCGAAGATATCAGACGCGGCCTTCGACGCCCTGGGCCGGACCTTCGACCCCGACTCGCCGAAGCAACTCGCCGCCGTGCTCTTCAACCGCCCCGACTCGCCCGAGCCCGGCCTCGGCCTGCGCGCGACGAAGCGCGGCAAGACCGGCCCGAGCACCGACGCGGAGGTGCTCGAAAAACTGGCGGAGGACGCCGGCGTCGAGTCGCCCATTCCCAGGCTCGTCCTGGACTACCGCCAACTCACGAAACTCGTGAGCACCTATCTCGTCAGCCTGCGCGACGAGATCAACCCCGAGACGAAGCGCATCCACGCCAGTTTCAACCAGACCGTCGCGGCCACCGGGCGGCTCAGTTCCAGCGACCCGAACCTCCAGAACATCCCCATCCGCACCGACGTCGGTCGCGAGATCCGCAAGGCGTTCGTCGCGCCGCCCGGCCGCGTGCTCATCACCGCCGACTACTCGCAGATCGAGCTGCGGCTGCTGGCGCACCTCTCACGCGACCCGGCCCTCATCGCCGCATTCCGCGAGGGTCAGGACATCCACGCCGCCGTCGCCGCCCAGATCCACGGCGTGCCCGTCGAGAAGGTCACACGCGAGCAGCGGAACGGCGCAAAGATGGTGAACTTCGGCATCGTGTACGGCATCACGCCCTACGGGCTGGCACGCCGCCTCGGCGTCTCGAACACCGAGGCGACCGAGATCATCGACGGCTACAAGCGTCGCTTCGCCGGCATCACGACCTTCCTGCAGGAGTGCGTTGAGCAGGCGACACGCCGCGGCTACGTCGAGACCATGATGAAGCGCCGCCGCTCGATCCCCGACATCGAATCGACGAACCCGCAGCGGCGCGCCCTCGCCGAGCGCACGGCGATCAACAGCGTGGTGCAGGGGTCCGCCGCCGACCTCATCAAGATCGCCATGGTGGACCTGCACCGCCGCCTCAGCCCCCACGCGGCCCACCACCGCGGCGGCAGACCACCCGAGATCGAGGGTGTGCGGATGCTGCTGCAGATTCACGACGAACTCGTCTTCGAGGCTCCCGAAGAACGGGCCGAGGAGGCGCGCCGCGTGATCGTGGACCGGATGGAGCACGCGATGACGCTCGACGTGCCGCTGGTGGCGGACTCGGCCGTGAGCCGCGACTGGCACGAGGCGAAGTGA
- a CDS encoding winged helix-turn-helix transcriptional regulator, with amino-acid sequence MPAEVLKALADETRLRLALACRGRELCVCQLLALVRLAPSTVSQHLKVLAYAGVLMSRKEGRWMHYRLAEPPEPEAAIVRAALDAFARTPMGREDARSLREILRLDLEALCLILREGGCCSSAPGTPAAARWPRAGRARSTRT; translated from the coding sequence GTGCCCGCCGAAGTTCTCAAAGCCCTGGCCGACGAAACCCGGCTCCGGCTCGCCCTCGCCTGCCGCGGCCGGGAACTGTGCGTCTGCCAGCTGCTGGCCCTGGTGCGGTTGGCCCCCTCAACCGTCTCTCAGCACCTGAAAGTGCTCGCCTACGCGGGCGTGCTGATGAGCCGCAAGGAGGGCCGGTGGATGCACTACCGGCTGGCGGAGCCGCCCGAGCCGGAGGCCGCGATCGTGCGAGCCGCGCTCGACGCCTTCGCCCGCACTCCGATGGGGCGCGAGGACGCGCGATCGCTCCGTGAGATTCTGCGGCTGGACTTGGAGGCGTTATGTCTGATCCTGCGCGAAGGCGGGTGCTGTTCGTCTGCACCGGGAACTCCTGCCGCAGCCAGATGGCCGAGGGCTGGGCGCGCGCGCTCCACGCGGACCTGA